The following coding sequences lie in one Myxococcales bacterium genomic window:
- a CDS encoding efflux RND transporter permease subunit: protein MQWLAAICVRRPVFATVIVLVLSVVGIFSYFELGVDRFPKVEFPVVVAVTVVPGASPEQVETEVTDKIESAVNTISGIDELRSVSVEGVSQVIVTFVLEKDINVAAAEVREKVSGIMAELPTGIDPPVVAKMDPDATPILTLALSGIGSPRDITELADKVVRRELESLNGVGQVTIVGGRARQVNVWVDPAKLEKYDMSGAELERSLRTQNIELPSGRVEKGETQLTLRTLGRVQSVEQMADIVVANRAGQPIRLGDVAQVEDGMAEAESAGFRGGRATVLLNVRKQSGTNTVAVTDRVKEKIKELGPRLPKGTSIENARDQSEFIGNAIATVKEHLVLGALLASVVVFLFLRNWRSTIIASIAIPISIISTFALMRYAGFTLNVITMLGLTLAVGIVIDDAIVVLENIYRHIEEKGADPYDAAINATKEIGLAVLATTISLVAVFLPVAFMAGIVGRFMNSFGLTMAFSILISLLVSFVLTPMLSARWLKAPPKSEAGHAGSGSKSSRFYAAIEAGYMRMLRFSLNRRWVIVLACVAALFSIPVLGKAANKNFLPDEDESQFLASIRVPEGTSLDATRIIATRLAVEIEKLPGVKYAVTTIGDDAQKTPNLASVYAKLVPPKERKLNQQELIAKARQALAAQPGTDKYRIAVGQVPTFSGGMPNYPVVYQLQGPELSKLQAYSTALAARLKKQPGVVDPDTSMITGKPELRVHIDRKKAADLGVGVADVAGALRLLVGGYEVSTFNDKGEQYEVHVRSLGEARNDVSRLKRISVPSAKLGTVTLDNVVVFDEGTGPSRIDRFNRKKTVTVMANLAPGFSEGAVLDELASGVEELKMDPSYSGGPSGRSKELGRAFKNFALAFLLSFIFMYLVLAAQFESWLHPITILLSLPLTVPFALISVIIFGQSLNIFSMLGILVLFGIVKKNSILQIDHTIKLRASGMPKVQAILEANRDRLRPILMTTAAFVAGMLPLVVSSGAGAGTNRATGFVIIGGQTLALLLTLLATPVAYSLFDDLSVKLQRIFRRNPAQTGAVPNPAE from the coding sequence ATGCAGTGGCTCGCGGCGATCTGTGTGCGCCGTCCCGTGTTTGCGACGGTGATCGTGCTGGTGCTCTCGGTCGTCGGAATTTTCAGCTATTTCGAGCTGGGCGTCGATCGCTTTCCCAAGGTCGAGTTCCCCGTCGTGGTGGCCGTGACCGTCGTCCCGGGTGCATCGCCCGAGCAGGTCGAGACGGAGGTCACCGACAAGATCGAGTCGGCGGTCAATACCATCAGCGGCATCGACGAGCTGCGCAGTGTATCCGTCGAAGGAGTGAGCCAGGTCATCGTGACCTTCGTGCTCGAGAAGGACATCAACGTTGCTGCCGCGGAGGTACGCGAAAAGGTCAGCGGCATCATGGCGGAGCTCCCCACCGGCATCGATCCCCCGGTGGTCGCCAAGATGGATCCGGACGCGACGCCGATCCTTACCCTTGCGCTGTCCGGCATCGGTAGCCCGCGCGACATCACCGAGCTCGCTGACAAGGTCGTGCGGAGAGAGCTCGAGTCACTGAACGGCGTGGGGCAGGTGACCATCGTCGGCGGACGGGCGCGTCAGGTGAACGTGTGGGTCGATCCGGCCAAGCTCGAGAAGTACGATATGTCCGGCGCGGAGCTGGAGCGGTCGCTGCGCACTCAGAACATCGAACTACCCAGCGGCCGTGTCGAAAAAGGCGAGACGCAGCTGACGCTGCGCACCTTGGGTCGTGTGCAGAGCGTCGAGCAGATGGCCGACATCGTGGTGGCCAACCGCGCGGGCCAGCCAATCCGCCTGGGTGACGTGGCGCAGGTCGAGGACGGCATGGCCGAGGCCGAGAGCGCCGGCTTTCGCGGCGGGCGCGCGACGGTGCTGCTCAACGTGCGCAAACAGAGCGGCACCAACACCGTCGCGGTCACTGACCGGGTAAAGGAAAAGATCAAAGAGCTCGGGCCGCGTTTGCCCAAGGGCACCAGCATCGAGAACGCTCGCGATCAGAGCGAGTTCATCGGCAACGCCATTGCGACCGTCAAGGAGCACTTGGTGCTGGGCGCGCTGCTCGCGTCCGTGGTCGTGTTCCTGTTCCTGCGCAATTGGCGCTCGACCATCATCGCGTCGATCGCGATCCCCATCAGCATCATCAGCACCTTCGCGCTGATGCGGTACGCCGGCTTCACGCTGAACGTCATCACCATGCTCGGCCTCACCCTCGCGGTAGGTATCGTGATCGACGACGCCATCGTCGTGCTCGAGAACATCTACCGACACATCGAGGAGAAGGGGGCGGATCCCTACGACGCTGCCATCAACGCCACCAAGGAGATTGGCCTCGCCGTCCTGGCAACGACGATCTCGCTCGTGGCGGTATTCCTGCCGGTCGCGTTCATGGCCGGTATCGTCGGCCGCTTCATGAACTCGTTCGGCCTGACCATGGCGTTCTCCATTTTGATCTCGCTTCTGGTGAGCTTCGTGCTCACCCCGATGCTGAGCGCGCGCTGGCTCAAGGCTCCGCCAAAGTCCGAAGCGGGGCACGCGGGCTCGGGCTCGAAGTCGTCACGGTTTTACGCGGCAATCGAGGCCGGCTACATGCGCATGCTGCGCTTCTCGCTGAACCGCCGCTGGGTGATCGTATTGGCTTGCGTCGCGGCGCTGTTCTCGATTCCAGTGCTCGGCAAAGCAGCGAACAAGAACTTCCTGCCCGACGAGGACGAGTCGCAGTTCCTGGCCAGCATTCGTGTGCCCGAAGGCACGAGCCTGGACGCGACCCGGATCATCGCCACGCGCCTTGCCGTCGAGATCGAGAAGCTTCCCGGCGTCAAATACGCCGTCACGACCATCGGGGACGACGCTCAGAAGACGCCGAACCTGGCGAGTGTGTACGCCAAGCTCGTTCCGCCCAAGGAGCGGAAGCTGAATCAGCAGGAGCTGATCGCAAAAGCGCGCCAGGCGCTGGCAGCCCAGCCCGGAACCGACAAGTACCGCATCGCCGTGGGGCAGGTGCCGACGTTCTCCGGAGGCATGCCGAACTACCCGGTCGTCTACCAGCTGCAGGGCCCGGAGCTCTCGAAGCTTCAGGCCTATTCGACGGCCTTGGCCGCTCGGCTCAAGAAGCAGCCTGGTGTCGTCGATCCCGATACGTCGATGATCACCGGAAAGCCCGAGCTCCGGGTGCACATTGATCGGAAGAAGGCGGCCGATCTCGGGGTCGGGGTGGCCGATGTTGCCGGGGCTCTGCGGCTCCTGGTCGGTGGTTACGAGGTCAGCACGTTCAACGACAAGGGTGAACAATACGAGGTCCACGTCCGCTCCCTCGGCGAGGCCCGTAACGACGTCTCCAGGCTGAAGCGCATCAGTGTGCCGAGCGCCAAGCTCGGAACCGTGACCCTCGACAACGTCGTGGTGTTCGACGAGGGCACGGGGCCCAGTCGCATCGACCGCTTCAACCGTAAGAAGACGGTGACGGTCATGGCCAACCTGGCGCCCGGCTTCTCCGAGGGCGCGGTGCTCGACGAGCTGGCGAGCGGCGTGGAGGAGCTGAAGATGGACCCGAGCTACAGCGGCGGCCCGAGTGGTCGGTCGAAGGAGCTGGGCCGTGCGTTCAAGAACTTCGCCCTCGCGTTCTTGCTCTCGTTCATCTTCATGTACCTGGTGCTCGCGGCTCAGTTCGAGTCCTGGCTGCACCCCATCACCATCTTGCTGTCGTTGCCGCTGACCGTGCCGTTCGCGTTGATCAGTGTGATCATCTTTGGTCAGTCGCTGAACATCTTCAGCATGCTGGGGATCTTGGTGTTGTTCGGGATCGTGAAGAAGAACTCCATCTTGCAGATCGATCACACCATCAAGCTCAGAGCCAGCGGAATGCCAAAAGTGCAGGCGATTCTGGAGGCTAATCGGGACCGCCTGCGGCCGATCTTGATGACCACCGCGGCCTTCGTCGCGGGCATGTTACCGCTCGTGGTCTCGAGTGGTGCCGGTGCGGGCACGAACCGCGCTACGGGTTTCGTGATCATCGGCGGGCAGACGCTGGCGCTGCTCTTGACCTTGCTGGCCACCCCGGTTGCCTACTCGCTGTTCGACGATCTCTCGGTGAAGCTCCAGCGTATCTTCCGGCGAAACCCCGCCCAGACCGGCGCCGTACCGAACCCCGCGGAGTGA
- a CDS encoding efflux RND transporter periplasmic adaptor subunit: MLPPSLEISGTLDPDEKSEVAAQFGGAVKAVKFDVGSRVKKGDVLVVLDASEAALRLSAAKSSADQQRARLGLKSGGGFDAETVPDVRAAKEARDLAVLEAKRADQLVKEGAVAQSVADQAKTNSERAQAAYEAARNGAQQGFAALRTAEAQAGLSGKNLKDTKVLAPFDGAVQERRVTAGEFAMVGKVVMVVVKDNPLRLKIDVPESEVAGLVAEAAVTLRVSAYPGRDFNATVKRIGTSINSYSRTLPIEAEVPNDDGTLKPGFFVRAQVALKGEPARVLLVPEAAVGSTGSNARVFVRSGSRVLEKLVAPGRHVGDLVEIRGAVQPGDEVAVDQVDELADSREVAPR; encoded by the coding sequence ATGCTGCCGCCGTCACTCGAGATCAGCGGCACGCTCGATCCCGACGAAAAGAGCGAGGTCGCGGCGCAGTTTGGCGGCGCGGTGAAGGCCGTGAAGTTCGATGTCGGCTCGCGTGTGAAGAAGGGCGACGTGCTGGTGGTGCTGGACGCGAGCGAGGCGGCGCTGCGGCTCTCGGCTGCGAAGTCGTCGGCGGACCAGCAGCGCGCCCGCTTGGGACTGAAGTCCGGCGGAGGCTTCGATGCCGAAACGGTCCCCGATGTGCGGGCTGCCAAGGAGGCCCGAGATCTGGCAGTGCTCGAGGCGAAACGTGCGGACCAGCTGGTGAAGGAAGGCGCGGTCGCCCAGTCCGTTGCCGACCAAGCGAAGACCAACTCGGAGCGCGCGCAGGCGGCCTACGAAGCGGCGCGCAACGGCGCACAACAGGGGTTCGCCGCGCTGAGGACCGCGGAGGCGCAGGCCGGTCTGAGCGGTAAGAACCTGAAAGACACCAAGGTGCTCGCACCGTTCGACGGCGCGGTGCAGGAGCGGCGCGTGACCGCCGGCGAGTTCGCGATGGTCGGCAAGGTGGTCATGGTGGTCGTGAAGGACAACCCGCTGCGGCTCAAGATCGACGTGCCCGAGTCCGAGGTCGCGGGTCTCGTTGCGGAAGCGGCAGTCACGTTGCGCGTATCGGCCTACCCGGGGCGGGACTTCAACGCGACGGTGAAACGCATCGGCACGAGCATCAACTCGTACTCGCGGACACTGCCCATCGAAGCCGAGGTGCCCAACGACGACGGGACGCTGAAACCCGGGTTCTTCGTGCGAGCGCAGGTGGCTCTCAAGGGTGAGCCGGCCAGGGTGCTGCTCGTGCCCGAAGCGGCGGTGGGCTCCACTGGTTCGAACGCGCGGGTCTTCGTGCGCAGCGGCAGCCGTGTGCTCGAGAAGCTGGTGGCCCCCGGGCGCCACGTCGGGGATCTGGTGGAGATCCGCGGCGCGGTTCAGCCCGGCGACGAGGTCGCGGTCGACCAGGTCGACGAGCTCGCGGACTCGCGGGAGGTCGCGCCTCGCTGA
- a CDS encoding TetR/AcrR family transcriptional regulator encodes MARPAVIQDSAILDAAREVFLSRGFRATTAEVAARAGISEGSIFKRFRSKAELFQAAMGSLDELPPFAGELGARVGVGDIREHLVEIGAALAAHLRRVVPLHLMAWSNPEPEGGLTPACLQNQAPIRMLKALSGYFEGEMRAGRLARHDPEIVARAFVGAVHNFVVFDLLFQAQDSLPMPEETFLRGVTELLFRGVDPMNGSGTFSVAGGRS; translated from the coding sequence ATGGCGAGGCCGGCAGTCATACAAGACTCGGCGATTCTGGACGCCGCGCGCGAGGTGTTCTTGAGCCGCGGCTTTCGAGCGACGACTGCTGAAGTGGCAGCCCGCGCCGGGATCTCCGAAGGCTCCATCTTCAAGCGCTTCCGCAGCAAGGCGGAGCTGTTTCAGGCAGCCATGGGGTCTCTCGACGAGCTGCCACCCTTCGCTGGCGAGCTCGGCGCAAGAGTCGGCGTCGGGGACATCCGTGAGCATCTGGTCGAGATCGGAGCTGCGCTGGCCGCTCATCTCCGCCGCGTGGTGCCGTTGCACCTGATGGCGTGGTCGAACCCCGAGCCGGAGGGCGGCCTGACACCCGCCTGTCTGCAGAACCAAGCCCCGATCCGGATGCTCAAGGCGTTGTCCGGATACTTCGAGGGTGAGATGCGCGCCGGCCGACTTGCGCGCCACGATCCCGAGATCGTCGCGCGCGCGTTCGTCGGCGCCGTGCACAACTTCGTCGTGTTCGATCTGTTATTTCAGGCGCAGGACTCGTTGCCCATGCCGGAGGAGACGTTCCTCCGGGGTGTAACCGAGCTGTTGTTTCGCGGCGTCGACCCGATGAACGGGAGCGGCACCTTCAGTGTGGCGGGGGGAAGATCATGA
- a CDS encoding MFS transporter → MEGGKSSEAKAPVALTVAVAALGYFVDIYDLILFSIVRVKSLAAIGVPKEALLDKGVLLLDMQMGGMLIGGILWGVLGDKRGRLSVLFGSIVMYSVANIANGFVQTVPQYAVLRLLANIGLAGELDARITLVSEIMHKESRGYGTTIVATIGILGAIVAALVGDFFNWRTAYFVGGGMGLILLFLRVGLYESGMFAGVKAAGAKLGSFSMLFSSMARAKKYLAIILVGVPIWYVVAILITFAPETGKALGMSEAPAAGRAVMMTYIGLAAGDLASGALSQVLRSRKRVLALFLGLTFLTVGAYFTVARRSLDAFYAVCLALGFATGYWAVFVTMASELFGTNIRATVTTTAPNFVRGAVVPVTFAFKHLKGTLGVVGSALSVGVVTLLFAVVALFFLEETHGKNLDYVEDS, encoded by the coding sequence ATGGAGGGCGGAAAGAGCTCCGAGGCGAAGGCCCCCGTGGCCCTCACCGTGGCGGTGGCGGCGCTGGGCTACTTCGTCGACATCTACGACCTGATCTTGTTCAGCATCGTCCGGGTCAAGAGCCTGGCGGCCATCGGAGTCCCGAAGGAGGCCTTGCTCGACAAGGGAGTGTTGCTGCTCGACATGCAGATGGGCGGCATGCTCATCGGGGGCATCCTCTGGGGAGTGCTCGGCGACAAGCGCGGCCGACTCTCGGTGCTGTTCGGTTCCATCGTCATGTACTCGGTGGCGAACATCGCCAACGGCTTCGTGCAGACCGTGCCCCAGTATGCGGTGCTGCGCTTGTTGGCCAACATCGGCCTCGCCGGAGAGCTAGACGCGAGAATCACCCTCGTCAGCGAGATCATGCACAAGGAGTCGCGCGGCTACGGCACGACCATCGTGGCAACGATCGGGATCTTGGGCGCCATCGTGGCGGCGCTGGTCGGCGATTTCTTCAACTGGCGCACGGCGTACTTCGTGGGCGGTGGCATGGGCCTGATACTGCTCTTCTTGCGCGTCGGCCTCTACGAGTCGGGCATGTTCGCGGGAGTGAAAGCGGCGGGCGCAAAGCTGGGCAGCTTCAGCATGCTGTTCTCGTCGATGGCGCGCGCGAAGAAGTACCTGGCGATCATCCTGGTCGGCGTTCCCATCTGGTACGTCGTCGCAATTCTGATCACGTTCGCGCCGGAGACCGGCAAGGCCCTGGGCATGAGTGAAGCTCCGGCCGCCGGTCGCGCCGTGATGATGACCTACATCGGCTTGGCCGCCGGCGACCTCGCGAGCGGCGCGCTGTCTCAGGTGTTGAGGAGCAGAAAGCGCGTCCTGGCACTATTTCTGGGGCTCACGTTCCTGACGGTGGGCGCGTATTTCACCGTCGCCAGGCGCTCCCTGGATGCGTTCTACGCCGTGTGTTTGGCGCTGGGTTTTGCCACCGGTTACTGGGCCGTGTTCGTCACCATGGCGTCCGAGCTGTTCGGCACCAACATCCGCGCAACGGTGACCACCACCGCGCCCAACTTCGTGCGCGGAGCGGTGGTGCCGGTGACATTTGCGTTCAAGCACCTGAAGGGCACGCTCGGCGTCGTCGGCAGCGCGCTCAGCGTCGGGGTGGTCACGCTGCTCTTCGCAGTCGTCGCGCTCTTCTTTCTGGAAGAGACCCACGGCAAGAACCTCGACTACGTGGAGGATTCGTGA
- a CDS encoding SGNH/GDSL hydrolase family protein, with product MSRAAGLVLGAGFAALVACGSESGESSKSSTGGAAGSATTGGASSGGGGASGGSAGVAGMPSGGSGGTTPDGGGSAGVDAGGGSGGVPDAAADVITSDAGPAAKCFQSQFVNPPTVSLDYDQFGPTVGKHCKGTNHQDIKGVQRVVFLGDSVTVGTPPTNLNPAAVYRAILSQKLATHFNIAAPGFGWGAADPINGVALPSESGAFVSCAKWGARTDDLMKDSKQVETCIPVDKRNLHHLVIMTVGGNDISAITQDGGGTSPKKTLPQLWQDTKDFVALLRSTVEWLKNPVNVPGGVDVVFGDNYEFTDGTGDVAACPGVQLGGIQPWQDKKAQADMVIWANEQYAKIAVDTQSDMIFMLESFCGHGYKRNDPTSPCYRGPNQPLWFDLTCIHPNNEGHAALADLFYQTIAE from the coding sequence GTGAGTCGAGCAGCCGGATTGGTGTTGGGCGCGGGCTTCGCGGCCCTGGTCGCGTGTGGTTCCGAGAGCGGCGAGAGCAGCAAGAGCTCGACGGGCGGCGCGGCGGGCTCCGCGACGACCGGCGGAGCGAGCAGCGGCGGCGGTGGCGCGAGCGGCGGCAGCGCGGGCGTGGCCGGCATGCCGAGCGGCGGCAGCGGGGGCACGACGCCGGATGGTGGCGGCAGCGCGGGCGTCGACGCAGGCGGCGGCAGTGGTGGGGTGCCGGACGCGGCAGCCGACGTGATCACGAGCGACGCGGGCCCCGCGGCCAAGTGTTTTCAGAGTCAGTTCGTCAACCCGCCCACCGTCTCCCTCGACTACGACCAGTTTGGTCCAACGGTCGGCAAGCACTGCAAGGGCACGAACCATCAGGACATCAAGGGTGTGCAACGGGTCGTGTTTCTCGGTGACTCCGTCACCGTCGGGACGCCTCCGACCAATTTGAACCCGGCGGCGGTCTACCGGGCGATCCTGTCGCAGAAGCTCGCCACGCACTTCAACATCGCGGCCCCGGGTTTTGGCTGGGGCGCAGCCGATCCGATCAACGGGGTGGCCCTGCCGTCCGAGTCCGGCGCCTTCGTGAGTTGTGCGAAGTGGGGCGCGCGCACCGACGACTTGATGAAGGACAGCAAACAGGTCGAGACCTGTATCCCGGTCGACAAACGCAACCTGCATCACCTGGTGATCATGACGGTGGGCGGCAACGACATCAGCGCGATCACCCAGGACGGCGGCGGCACCAGTCCCAAGAAGACGCTTCCCCAGCTGTGGCAGGACACGAAGGACTTCGTCGCGCTGCTGCGGTCAACGGTCGAATGGCTGAAAAACCCGGTCAATGTGCCGGGCGGCGTTGATGTCGTGTTCGGCGACAACTACGAGTTCACCGACGGCACCGGCGACGTCGCCGCGTGTCCCGGCGTGCAGCTCGGCGGCATCCAGCCCTGGCAGGACAAAAAAGCTCAAGCCGACATGGTGATCTGGGCCAACGAGCAGTACGCGAAGATCGCCGTCGATACGCAGTCGGACATGATCTTCATGCTCGAGAGCTTCTGCGGGCACGGCTACAAGCGCAACGACCCGACCTCACCGTGCTACCGCGGGCCCAACCAGCCGCTCTGGTTCGACCTGACGTGCATTCACCCGAACAACGAGGGCCACGCCGCCCTCGCTGATCTTTTCTACCAGACCATCGCCGAGTGA
- a CDS encoding nitrate reductase cytochrome c-type subunit, protein MTEAPRSEVGGDRSAALTRLWYVAAVGVVTTAFGGYLTATHHPPTAAKATPVPSAEPAESMPSYENMGARRRGPNAGMYTGAFDEMNADKPGLRDPVVQTDAERQSVVTARAGRRAYDGAPPTIPHEVKQTGFPDCLSCHGEGAKVAGTGKRAPRMSHERMDSCTQCHVPTSAPTPLRPPENPVENDFAGLAAPQKGTRAWPGAPPTIPHRTLMRSECSSCHGVTGVNGIRSSHPYRVSCTQCHVGSAALDQRAPGESPPPWQVTPPATP, encoded by the coding sequence ATGACCGAGGCGCCGCGCTCCGAAGTGGGCGGCGATCGCAGCGCCGCGCTCACCCGCCTCTGGTACGTCGCGGCAGTAGGTGTGGTGACCACGGCGTTCGGCGGTTACCTCACGGCGACGCACCACCCACCGACGGCTGCCAAGGCCACTCCAGTACCCAGCGCCGAGCCCGCGGAGAGCATGCCGAGCTACGAGAACATGGGCGCGCGGCGCCGCGGACCGAACGCGGGCATGTACACCGGCGCGTTCGACGAGATGAACGCGGACAAGCCGGGTCTGCGCGACCCGGTCGTGCAGACGGACGCCGAGCGGCAGAGTGTGGTCACTGCGCGCGCCGGGCGCCGGGCTTATGACGGCGCTCCCCCCACGATTCCCCACGAGGTGAAACAAACAGGCTTCCCGGATTGCCTCAGCTGTCACGGCGAGGGCGCCAAGGTTGCCGGCACTGGCAAACGTGCACCCCGCATGAGCCACGAACGCATGGATAGCTGCACGCAGTGTCACGTCCCGACCAGCGCGCCGACGCCGCTACGTCCGCCCGAGAACCCGGTGGAGAACGACTTCGCGGGGCTGGCCGCCCCACAGAAGGGAACACGCGCGTGGCCCGGTGCGCCGCCGACCATTCCTCACCGCACGCTCATGCGCTCGGAGTGCTCGAGCTGTCATGGCGTCACCGGTGTGAACGGCATCCGCAGCTCGCACCCCTATCGCGTGAGCTGCACTCAGTGTCACGTCGGCAGCGCGGCGCTCGATCAACGCGCGCCGGGCGAGTCCCCGCCGCCATGGCAGGTTACTCCTCCCGCCACACCGTGA
- a CDS encoding molybdopterin-dependent oxidoreductase, protein MASATVAASRLAKGQDPPAVDPNVLAKSDKDVKWHKAPCRFCGTGCHVQVGVKAGKVVAIAGDQKAEVNRGLLCVKGYHVGLALYGKDRLTKPLLRKNGKLTPISWDEALEVIAARVLMDPKGFAIYGSGQWTIPEGYLAQKISKGGIANNQIDPNARLCMASAVTGFLATYGADEPAGAYDDLDRANVVIFWGNNPAEMHPVLFSRILERRTRGEKITLIDLSTRRTRTSGHCQHVFTFKPQTDLAVANGIANLLIQRGNYDREFVERFCNFRADATPGTLDGVAISFDEYKKRVAEYTPEKVQEISGVPADGIRLMADLFGRRDLRIVSLWCMGMNQHTRGTAINSLVHAVHLLSGHFGRPGDAPTSLTGQPSACGTVREVGTLAHALPGGRVLAKPEHREFTEKTWNVPAGRIKEKPGYHTVEMWRKFSTPKDKGGDIHTIWVQVTNPAQSLPNTHALVDPSRKDPDKFLIVSDVYPTATTEIADLVLPSALWVEKNGMFGNSERRTQQWFRMVKPPGEARDDVWQMLAVMRKLWEKNFEGMKDKDGAYLFAIKKNGKELPVWEWAHFYDVNVDEALFTEYRQFSKWKHYDLAPYSEYVKARGLRWPVVEQPDGTWRETRWRFAGFDDPFVKKGQEFDFYWSTTKDGKAQIWARPYEPPPESPDKDYPLWLCTGRVIEHWHTGTMTMRIPQLQAAMPQAYVEMNRDDARRLGISNGEIVTLETRRGALDLPVWIDGRGEPPPGSVFVPFFDETRLINQLTLDAFDPFSKQPDYKKCAARVVKKRPEQKPA, encoded by the coding sequence ATGGCCAGTGCAACGGTCGCTGCCAGTCGCTTGGCCAAGGGCCAGGACCCGCCGGCCGTGGACCCGAACGTGCTCGCGAAGAGCGACAAGGACGTGAAGTGGCACAAGGCGCCGTGTCGTTTCTGCGGCACGGGCTGTCACGTTCAGGTGGGCGTCAAAGCCGGCAAGGTCGTCGCCATCGCGGGCGATCAAAAGGCCGAGGTGAACCGCGGCCTCTTGTGCGTGAAGGGTTATCACGTCGGTCTCGCGCTCTACGGCAAAGACAGGCTCACGAAGCCCCTGTTGCGCAAGAACGGCAAACTCACACCCATCTCCTGGGACGAGGCGCTCGAGGTGATTGCCGCCCGCGTGCTGATGGACCCCAAGGGTTTTGCCATCTACGGCAGCGGACAGTGGACCATCCCCGAGGGGTATCTCGCGCAGAAGATCTCGAAGGGTGGCATCGCGAACAACCAGATCGATCCCAACGCTCGCTTGTGCATGGCGTCAGCAGTGACGGGATTTCTCGCTACCTACGGGGCGGACGAACCAGCGGGTGCCTACGACGATCTGGACCGTGCCAACGTCGTCATCTTCTGGGGCAACAACCCCGCCGAAATGCACCCGGTGCTGTTCTCCCGCATCCTCGAGCGGCGCACCCGCGGCGAGAAGATCACGCTGATTGACCTGAGCACGCGGCGCACCCGCACCAGTGGTCATTGCCAGCACGTCTTCACCTTCAAACCTCAGACCGATCTCGCCGTTGCCAACGGCATTGCCAACCTGCTGATCCAGCGGGGCAACTACGATCGCGAGTTCGTCGAGCGGTTCTGCAACTTCCGGGCGGACGCAACCCCCGGCACCCTCGATGGCGTTGCGATCAGCTTCGACGAGTACAAGAAACGCGTCGCGGAATACACACCGGAGAAGGTGCAAGAGATCTCGGGTGTGCCTGCCGACGGCATCCGGCTGATGGCGGATCTCTTCGGGCGGCGCGACCTGCGCATCGTGAGCCTGTGGTGCATGGGCATGAACCAGCACACGCGGGGAACCGCGATCAACTCGCTGGTGCACGCAGTGCACTTGCTCAGCGGGCACTTCGGCCGCCCCGGTGACGCGCCGACCAGCTTGACGGGGCAGCCCTCGGCCTGCGGGACCGTGCGCGAGGTCGGCACGCTGGCCCATGCCCTGCCCGGTGGACGTGTGCTCGCGAAGCCCGAGCACCGTGAGTTCACCGAGAAGACCTGGAACGTGCCGGCGGGACGCATCAAAGAAAAACCCGGCTATCACACCGTGGAAATGTGGCGGAAGTTCTCCACGCCCAAGGACAAGGGCGGAGACATTCACACCATCTGGGTGCAGGTGACGAATCCGGCGCAGTCGCTGCCGAACACACATGCCCTGGTGGACCCGAGCCGGAAGGACCCGGACAAATTCCTGATCGTGTCCGACGTGTATCCGACGGCCACCACCGAGATCGCCGATCTCGTCTTGCCAAGCGCGCTCTGGGTGGAAAAAAACGGCATGTTCGGCAACTCCGAGCGGCGTACGCAGCAGTGGTTCCGCATGGTCAAGCCGCCCGGCGAGGCCCGCGACGACGTGTGGCAGATGCTGGCGGTCATGCGGAAGCTCTGGGAGAAGAACTTCGAAGGCATGAAGGACAAAGACGGGGCCTACCTGTTCGCCATCAAGAAGAACGGCAAAGAGCTGCCGGTCTGGGAGTGGGCACACTTCTACGATGTCAACGTGGACGAGGCGCTGTTCACGGAATACCGACAGTTCTCGAAATGGAAGCATTACGATCTCGCCCCGTACTCCGAGTACGTCAAAGCGCGCGGCCTGCGCTGGCCGGTCGTGGAACAACCGGACGGAACCTGGCGCGAGACACGCTGGCGCTTCGCCGGGTTCGACGACCCTTTCGTGAAGAAAGGGCAAGAGTTCGATTTCTACTGGTCGACGACCAAGGACGGCAAAGCGCAGATCTGGGCGCGTCCTTACGAACCTCCGCCGGAGTCTCCCGACAAAGACTACCCGCTGTGGTTGTGTACTGGTCGCGTCATCGAGCACTGGCACACGGGCACCATGACGATGCGCATCCCGCAGTTGCAGGCCGCGATGCCGCAGGCCTACGTCGAGATGAATCGAGACGACGCCCGCCGCCTCGGCATCTCGAACGGTGAGATCGTCACGCTCGAGACCCGTCGCGGCGCGCTCGACTTGCCGGTGTGGATCGACGGGCGCGGGGAGCCGCCGCCGGGCTCGGTGTTCGTGCCGTTCTTCGACGAAACGCGGCTGATCAACCAGCTGACCTTGGATGCGTTCGATCCGTTCAGCAAACAACCCGACTACAAGAAGTGCGCGGCACGCGTGGTCAAGAAGCGCCCGGAGCAGAAGCCCGCATGA